From a region of the Impatiens glandulifera chromosome 4, dImpGla2.1, whole genome shotgun sequence genome:
- the LOC124934059 gene encoding U-box domain-containing protein 17, with the protein MASAAIFSSLRRRRSPSLEAFLAPVDLTGVALIETLAAVASELQTTFSDKKLPFQRRNSRSLIRKVEVFIILLEFLRDSRSILPTSAVLCFKELYLLMYRSKLLLDYCFHSSKLSLLLQNHSISGNFHDLNQEIYTLLDVLPLDELNLSDDVGEQIELMQKQARRSKLLIDKHDEALRLNFFSFLDEFENDRIPDPVELQSFYVEKLGFQSPKDFVAEIEFLEEQINHDGDLEPTVSVLYGFVALTRYTRFLLFGFEDEEVELESRKTKKKPKKGLVTQEIAETFFTVPKDFCCPISLELMRDPVIISTGQTYDRASISRWMDEGHTTCPKTGQVLLHNRIVSNRALRNLINQWCIAHEIFYDPSDNADSHSESLAPASASKASIRANKATTSILIQQLEQGTEFVKTIAAREIRLLAKTCRQNRADIAEAGAIPHLKALLSSPNPVAQENSVTALLNLSIYEKNKAVIMEGGCLRSIVEVLRFGHTTEARENAAATLFSLSAIHEFKKRIAEEDGAIEALSRLLREGTPRGRKDAVTALFNLSTHVDNYQKMVDFGAITALVYTLGVEGIGEEAAGALALIARQPVGAEAVGNEEMAVNGLIGLMQCGSPRAKENAVVALLELCRTGGTNAAHRVLRAPALANSLQKLLFTGTKRARRKAASLARVFQRCEHSSSLSSGQGSRDAGFGGEVSVSMSISVPVV; encoded by the coding sequence ATGGCGTCGGCTGCAATATTCTCCTCGCTCCGTCGTAGGAGATCGCCTTCGCTTGAGGCGTTCTTAGCGCCGGTAGATCTAACCGGCGTTGCTCTCATTGAAACCCTAGCCGCAGTTGCATCTGAGCTTCAAACGACGTTTTCCGATAAGAAACTTCCCTTTCAACGAAGGAATTCGCGTTCTCTGATTCGTAAGGTTGAGGTGTTCATCATACTGTTGGAGTTTCTTCGAGATTCGCGTTCTATTTTGCCTACATCGGCGGTTCTGTGTTTCAAGGAGCTGTATCTGTTGATGTATAGGTCGAAGTTACTTCTGGATTACTGCTTCCACTCGAGTAAGTTATCGCTACTGCTTCAGAATCATTCTATATCTGGCAATTTTCATGATCTTAATCAGGAGATTTATACACTTTTGGATGTTCTTCCATTGGATGAACTCAATTTAAGTGATGATGTTGGAGAACAAATTGAATTGATGCAAAAACAGGCTAGAAGGTCTAAATTGTTAATAGATAAACATGATGAAGCATTAAGGTTGAATTTCTTTTCATTCCTGGATGAATTTGAGAATGATCGAATTCCAGATCCTGTTGAGTTACAATCGTTTTACGTCGAAAAACTAGGGTTCCAAAGCCCGAAAGATTTCGTAGCTGAGATTGAGTTTCTCGAAGAACAAATCAATCACGATGGAGACCTTGAACCAACTGTATCCGTTCTGTATGGATTCGTAGCATTAACACGATACACTCGGTTCTTATTGTTTGGATTTGAGGATGAAGAGGTTGAATTAGAATCAaggaagacgaagaagaagcCTAAGAAAGGTCTGGTTACTCAAGAAATTGCAGAAACATTCTTCACCGTTCCAAAGGATTTCTGCTGCCCAATCTCACTCGAATTGATGAGAGATCCCGTGATAATATCAACCGGACAAACCTATGATCGAGCCTCTATATCGAGATGGATGGACGAAGGCCACACCACCTGCCCTAAAACAGGACAAGTTCTTCTTCACAACAGGATCGTATCAAATCGAGCTCTTCGAAATCTAATAAACCAATGGTGCATCGCCCACGAAATCTTCTACGATCCATCAGATAACGCAGACTCTCATTCGGAATCCCTAGCACCAGCTTCCGCGAGCAAAGCCTCGATTCGAGCCAACAAGGCGACCACGAGCATCCTTATCCAACAGCTAGAACAGGGAACAGAATTCGTGAAAACCATAGCAGCAAGAGAGATACGTTTGTTAGCGAAAACGTGTAGACAAAACCGCGCAGACATTGCAGAGGCGGGAGCGATCCCTCATCTGAAAGCGCTGTTATCGTCTCCAAATCCCGTCGCGCAGGAAAACAGCGTAACCGCCCTTTTGAACTTGTCGATATACGAGAAGAACAAGGCGGTTATAATGGAGGGCGGTTGCTTGCGTTCGATAGTCGAAGTGTTGAGATTCGGCCATACAACCGAAGCTCGAGAGAACGCCGCAGCCACATTGTTTAGCCTATCCGCGATTCACGAATTCAAGAAGAGAATAGCGGAAGAAGACGGTGCCATCGAAGCTCTTTCCCGTCTATTGAGAGAGGGAACGCCACGAGGAAGGAAAGACGCGGTCACGGCCTTGTTCAATCTCTCAACGCACGTGGATAACTATCAAAAAATGGTGGATTTCGGCGCGATAACCGCGTTGGTTTACACCCTCGGGGTCGAGGGTATCGGGGAGGAGGCTGCAGGGGCGTTGGCATTGATCGCGAGGCAACCTGTTGGTGCGGAGGCGGTTGGGAACGAGGAGATGGCGGTTAatggtttgatcggtttgatgcAATGCGGTTCTCCGAGGGCGAAGGAGAACGCGGTTGTGGCATTGTTGGAATTGTGTAGGACGGGTGGGACGAATGCTGCGCATAGGGTGTTGAGGGCTCCGGCTCTGGCCAATTCGCTTCAGAAACTTTTGTTTACGGGGACGAAACGGGCGAGGAGAAAGGCGGCGTCTCTTGCTAGGGTTTTTCAAAGGTGCGAACATTCGTCGTCTTTGAGTTCCGGGCAAGGTAGTAGGGATGCTGGTTTTGGTGGGGAGGTATCTGTTTCAATGTCAATTTCTGTTCCTgttgtatga
- the LOC124936732 gene encoding BES1/BZR1 homolog protein 4-like, with translation MTSGSRLPTWRERENNKRRERRRRAIAAKIYTGLRMYGNYKLPKHCDNNEVLKALCREAGWIVEEDGTTYRKGCKPAENMDIIGLSANASPCSSSYQPSPASSSIPSPIASHYAAYANGDADPNSLIPWLKKLSSGSSSSSLHQLPNQFFIHGGSISAPVTPPLSSPTARTPRMDTWAEQHFAFLPSSTPQSPGRQTPPDSGWMSGAQTPIDGPASPTISLVSSNPFGFKEGMSGAGSRMWTPGQSGTCSPAVGGAGYDRIMGDVIMSDEFAFGNNAFGLVNAWEGEKIHEECGADDLELTLGNSNTR, from the exons ATGACATCGGGATCGAGGCTTCCAACATGGAGGGAGAGAGAGAACAACAAGAGGAGAGAAAGGCGGAGGAGAGCGATCGCTGCTAAGATCTATACTGGATTGAGGATGTACGGGAACTATAAGCTTCCGAAACATTGCGATAACAACGAAGTTCTTAAGGCACTTTGTAGAGAAGCTGGATGGATCGTCGAAGAAGACGGCACAACTTATAGAAAG GGATGTAAACCTGCTGAAAACATGGACATAATAGGTTTATCAGCAAATGCAAGTCCATGTTCATCATCATACCAACCGAGCCCCGCCTCATCTTCCATACCGAGCCCAATCGCATCCCACTACGCTGCCTATGCAAATGGCGACGCCGATCCAAACTCTCTCATTCCATGGCTGAAAAAGCTGTCATCCGGCTCATCCTCAAGCTCCTTACACCAACTTCCCAATCAGTTCTTCATCCACGGCGGTTCCATAAGTGCTCCTGTAACTCCCCCGTTAAGCTCTCCAACTGCACGAACTCCGAGAATGGACACATGGGCCGAGCAACACTTTGCCTTCCTCCCGTCTTCAACTCCGCAGAGCCCTGGACGACAAACACCTCCTGATTCGGGGTGGATGTCGGGGGCTCAGACACCAATAGACGGGCCGGCCTCTCCGACTATTAGTCTTGTGTCGTCGAATCCGTTTGGTTTCAAGGAGGGGATGTCGGGTGCGGGTTCTCGAATGTGGACTCCCGGACAGAGTGGGACTTGCTCTCCCGCGGTTGGTGGTGCGGGGTATGATAGAATTATGGGGGATGTTATCATGTCCGACGAGTTCGCGTTTGGAAATAACGCATTCGGGTTGGTTAATGCGTGGGAAGGTGAGAAAATACACGAGGAATGCGGAGCCGATGATCTTGAGCTCACGCTTGGCAACTCAAATACCAG aTAA